TTGCCGTCGGTGATCGTCCAGGTCCGCATCATGAGCTGCGCCGTCACCTGGCCGACATTCTCGATCCGCACCTGATACGCCCAGACGAAATGCCGCTCCTCCGGACGGGACTGGTCCTCGAGGAAGATCGCCCGGATGCTCACCCTGATGCGTGCATCCTCGTTGACGAACAGGGCGCCGGTCGGGTCGGGGCGGTGGCTGGTCATGCGTGGACGTCTCGTCGTTGCGGGCCGGTTCCGGCCCCTCTTCACGTTTTTGTAGTCCCCGCCATCCCCGACGACAAGCCGGCCGCCCGGCGGGCGTGACCGCGCGCCGGATCGGGAGTAGGAAGGCCGCATGAGAAGGCTTCCCATCGCGGCCCTCCGCCGCGCGCCGCGCCGCGCCCTCGGCGCGCTCGCCCTGTGCCTCGCCGCCGCCGCGCCGGCCGCCGCCGCGCTGCCGCCGGTCTCCGCGCCCTATGGCGCCGCCATGGCCGGCGCCTATGCCGCCCAGACCGGCGACAACGCGGCCGCCGCGCATTACTTCGCCGCCGCCCTCGCCGCCGACCCTGACAATGCCCGCCTCGCCGGCCAGAGCTTCCTCAGCGCCCTGCTCGCCGGCAAGGCCGACGCCGCGCGCCTCGCCGCCCGCCTGCCCGGCGATCCGCTCGCCGTCATGACGCTGGGCGACGCGGCGGCGAAGGCGGGGGACTGGAAGCAGGCCGCCACCCGTTTCGCCGCGCTGCCGGCCGAGGGGCTCACCGGCCTGATCCGCCCGGTCCTGCTCGCCTGGTGCGAGGCCGGCGACGCCGAATACGGCGCCGCGATCGGCCGGCTCGACCGCGCCGCCGCGCACCCCGGCCCCTTCGCGCCGATCTACCGGCTCAACGCCGCGCTGATCGCCGACATGGCCGGGCGCGAGGCCCAGGCCGCCCGCTTCTACGCCCTCGCCACGCTCGGCATCGGCCAGCCCAACCTGCGTCTCGCCCTCGCCCTGGCCAGCTTCGCCGACCGCGCCGGCCATCCCGGCCACGCCCGCGCCCTGCTGCTGCAACTGGTCGCCTCCCACCCCGAGCTGCGCATCGCCCTGCCGGCGCTCGAACGCGCCGCCCGCCGCCCGGTCGTCGACACCCCCCGCCAGGGCATCGCCGAGGCCTATCTCACCCTCGCCGGCACCGTCGGCGGCCGGCAGGACCCGCTGCTGCGCCGCATCCTGCTCCGCTTCGCGCTCGATCTGCGGCCCGACCTCACCGCCGCCCGCATGCTTGCCGCGACCGATGCGATGCAGGACAAGCGCCCCGAGGCGGCCGCCGCCCTGCTCGCCGGCATCGCGCCGGACGATCCGCTCTACGCCCCCGCGCTGCTGCAACGCACCGGCATCCTGATCGGCCTCGGCAAGGGCAAGTCGCTGCTGCCCGCGCTCGCCGCCCTGGCGAAGGCGCATCCGCGCGCCACCGAGCCGCTCGCCCTCGCCGCCGACATCGAGCGCGCCGCCGGCGACAACGCGGCCGCCATCCGCCTCTCCACCGCGGCGATTGGCCGCGCCGGCATGCCGCTGCCCGCCTCGGCCTGGGCGCTGTTCTACGCCCGCGCCATCGCCGAGGACCACGCGAAGCAGTGGAAGGCCGCCCAGTCCGACCTGCGCGAGGCGCTCGCCCTCGCGCCCGGCCAGCCCTACGTGCTCAACTACCTCGCCTATTCCTGGGCGCTGCGCGGCGAGCACCTCGCCGAGGCCGAGCGGATGCTCCGCCAGGCCCTCACCGTCGATCCCAACGAGGGCGCCATCGTCGACAGTCTCGGCTACGTCCTCCTGCGCGAGGGCAAGATCGCCGAGGCGATGAAGACGCAGATCCACGCCGTCCATCTCGCCCCGGACGATGCCGAGGTGAACGCCCACCTCGCCGACATCTTCGCCGCCGCCGGCCACCGCCTCGCCGCCGAGCACCAGTGGGAGCGCGCGCTCTCCCTG
This genomic interval from Acidiphilium multivorum AIU301 contains the following:
- a CDS encoding tetratricopeptide repeat protein translates to MRRLPIAALRRAPRRALGALALCLAAAAPAAAALPPVSAPYGAAMAGAYAAQTGDNAAAAHYFAAALAADPDNARLAGQSFLSALLAGKADAARLAARLPGDPLAVMTLGDAAAKAGDWKQAATRFAALPAEGLTGLIRPVLLAWCEAGDAEYGAAIGRLDRAAAHPGPFAPIYRLNAALIADMAGREAQAARFYALATLGIGQPNLRLALALASFADRAGHPGHARALLLQLVASHPELRIALPALERAARRPVVDTPRQGIAEAYLTLAGTVGGRQDPLLRRILLRFALDLRPDLTAARMLAATDAMQDKRPEAAAALLAGIAPDDPLYAPALLQRTGILIGLGKGKSLLPALAALAKAHPRATEPLALAADIERAAGDNAAAIRLSTAAIGRAGMPLPASAWALFYARAIAEDHAKQWKAAQSDLREALALAPGQPYVLNYLAYSWALRGEHLAEAERMLRQALTVDPNEGAIVDSLGYVLLREGKIAEAMKTQIHAVHLAPDDAEVNAHLADIFAAAGHRLAAEHQWERALSLHPDAKQRARIEARLKAAAAR